In a single window of the Dryobates pubescens isolate bDryPub1 chromosome Z, bDryPub1.pri, whole genome shotgun sequence genome:
- the CDO1 gene encoding cysteine dioxygenase type 1 isoform X2, whose amino-acid sequence MMEQPVQTEMWKAQSLEELIRILHRIFSEDKVSVEEVQALMESYESNPEEWLQYAKFDQYRYTRNLVDSGNGKFNLMILCWGEGHGSSIHDHTDSHCFMKILQGNLKETLFEWPEKKWNGEMIKKSERILRENQCAYINDSIGLHRVENISHTETAVSLHLYSPPFDSCNTFDQRTGHKHKVKMTFYSEFGERTHGVTNDGDSSAAGEQLRSTSMCLHKTC is encoded by the exons ATGATGGAGCAGCCGGTGCAGACGGAGATGTGGAAGGCgcagagcctggaggagctgaTCCGCATCCTCCATCGGATATTCTCTGAGGACAAAGTCAGCGTGGAGGAGGTGCAGGCGCTGATGGAGTCGTATGAGAGCAACCCCGAGGAGTGGCTACAATACGCCAAATTCGACCAGTACAG GTATACAAGGAATCTTGTGGATAGCGGAAATGGAAAGttcaacttgatgatcttgtGCTGGGGTGAAGGTCATGGCAG CAGTATCCATGACCACACTGACTCACACTGCTTCATGAAGATCCTCCAGGGGAATCTGAAGGAGACTCTGTTTGAATGGCCTGAGAAAAAATGGAATGGTGAAATGATTAAGAAATCAGAACGCATTTTGAGGGAAAATCAGTGTGCCTATATCAATG ACTCCATTGGCCTGCACCGTGTGGAGAACATAAGCCATACAGAGACTGCTGTAAGCCTGCATTTGTACAGCCCACCCTTCGACAGCTGTAACACCtttgatcagaggactggacaCAAGCACAAAGTCAAGATGACCTTCTACAGTGAGTTTGGAGAAAGGACTCACGGCGTAA CAAATGATG gcgacagcagtgctgcaggagaacaACTGAGAAGCACCAGCATGTGTTTGCATAAGACCTGCTGA
- the CDO1 gene encoding cysteine dioxygenase type 1 isoform X1: MMEQPVQTEMWKAQSLEELIRILHRIFSEDKVSVEEVQALMESYESNPEEWLQYAKFDQYRYTRNLVDSGNGKFNLMILCWGEGHGSSIHDHTDSHCFMKILQGNLKETLFEWPEKKWNGEMIKKSERILRENQCAYINDSIGLHRVENISHTETAVSLHLYSPPFDSCNTFDQRTGHKHKVKMTFYSEFGERTHGATAVLQENN; the protein is encoded by the exons ATGATGGAGCAGCCGGTGCAGACGGAGATGTGGAAGGCgcagagcctggaggagctgaTCCGCATCCTCCATCGGATATTCTCTGAGGACAAAGTCAGCGTGGAGGAGGTGCAGGCGCTGATGGAGTCGTATGAGAGCAACCCCGAGGAGTGGCTACAATACGCCAAATTCGACCAGTACAG GTATACAAGGAATCTTGTGGATAGCGGAAATGGAAAGttcaacttgatgatcttgtGCTGGGGTGAAGGTCATGGCAG CAGTATCCATGACCACACTGACTCACACTGCTTCATGAAGATCCTCCAGGGGAATCTGAAGGAGACTCTGTTTGAATGGCCTGAGAAAAAATGGAATGGTGAAATGATTAAGAAATCAGAACGCATTTTGAGGGAAAATCAGTGTGCCTATATCAATG ACTCCATTGGCCTGCACCGTGTGGAGAACATAAGCCATACAGAGACTGCTGTAAGCCTGCATTTGTACAGCCCACCCTTCGACAGCTGTAACACCtttgatcagaggactggacaCAAGCACAAAGTCAAGATGACCTTCTACAGTGAGTTTGGAGAAAGGACTCACGGC gcgacagcagtgctgcaggagaacaACTGA